The sequence below is a genomic window from Nicotiana tomentosiformis chromosome 6, ASM39032v3, whole genome shotgun sequence.
TTACTCTTCTGCGACTGGTGACTACTGCTGGTCATCCGAGTGACCGAGTCCGACTGCCGTCGCTCTTATTCTCTTCCGAGTTTCGACTGTCGCTGATCCGCCGGCCTTCACTGTTACTCCGCTGGCCACTACTTAGTCTGCTCTTCGCCAATCCCCtgcttcttttcttcttcaagtgtttttttttttttttttttttgctttttggcttTTTGCTTTCTTTGTTGTAAgatattttttggcttttttCTTACTACTTACTCGTGTTATCTGGAAATTGCAATTCTACTGAAGGAGTGAAGGTGCACATCCTTAATGTTTCAGTTCACTGAAGGTGCATGTCCTTAAGAAAATAGTGCAGCCcgtcctttttattttttttcttgagTGAAGCTTTTTTATTTTAGAAGCAAATACATTAGCTATTTTTTTGTTAAGCTAGTTTCAATCCAAAATGACCATGTAAAAAGGTTTGTTGGGTCATAAAATATAAGGTTAGCAGCAGTGGTTGGAGCCAATTATTTTACAAAGgtgatttaaattttaaaatataaagaaGATTGCCCATGACATATGGTAATTAATCTATGCTTAATGTTGATAAACTAGGACAATAACCGACCGAACAAAAATCGAAAACCAACCGAACCGTAGTTTCAAATACCGAACCAACCGAAGTTATATTGGTTCGGTTATCGGTGCACCAAATCAATAACCGAATACCGAACAAACTGAACCGAACTTCTTGCAAACCGCACCGCACCGGCCGATGCCAACccctatcccccccccccccccccgaaaaaCAAATtacatttttttgtattttaaattttcttttttttcattgTTTTCATTTTTTGCACCACCCCAACCCCCTCAACCTCACCCACCCCCTCGGCAAaatttgttttatatatatattttcagttctgattttttcatttttcagtttacatgttcgaaattttacgatttccaaagttatgagtttggaggtttatgtgtttggaagtttgcgAGTATAGAAATTATAGAGTTTACAAGTTCGAAAGTTTGGCGGTTCAGAAGTTTATGTAATTTGTGGGTTCGGAAGGTggttggttcgaaagtttatggcttcatgtttattgtatctaaattatttatgaatactcttgagaagttattttccttaatttgcatATCAAACACCGAAAAGTGagtaagattactacttgttttccaagaaaatattttccgttataccaaacacaccctaaagtGAACAAAGAAATAACCTAGCAAAAAAGGACCAAATGTTAGAATCTGGTCCAAATTAAAAGCCTTAAAAAGAAAAATTTACTATCATAATAAAATGTATGtgaagagagtaaatgaaactaagaattcaTATATGAATGACCTTGATTGAAAAACAATTTATTTGGGATTCAACCTTGAAATTGAGGTTATTTTTTACCAATAacactaagggtgtgtttggtataaaggaaaatattttttaattttctcatttttggttggtttaaatgttttagaaaatattttcctcatgaactcattttcctctaattggaggaaaatattttccctattaataagagaagaaaatatttttcaaaactccttctcaaccttccccaccctatTCCCCATCCCCAACAACCCACTTCCATACCCCACCAccacccacccccaccccaaACCCCCGCCCCACCCCCACCTACCCACCCCATCCCCTCCACCTCACTcccaccctaaataaaaatattattaatagtactttctttgtatgttatagatagattttttttcatttcaataaaatgagtattttcttttcatgaatgtagaaaatgtattttcttttatttcaataaaatgaataatttttcttttttaactaaaaaaagagtATTCTCTTTCTAGATATGGAGCACAAATTACGACGTTATTTTTGCGTAAAAAAGTAAAGCatcacattagttcctttgggtttgtgtgaatttttagagacttgggggggagggggggggaggagagtagcataataaaatattttgtacTCCCTAACCaaatactaaaaaatatttttcactcaccaaccaaacaagggaaaataagtgataaaaccactcattttccatgaaaacattttctaggaaaacattttcctttcataccaaacacaccctaaaatcAATATATTCCACTGTTTTTTGTAATGTAATAAGTAACAAGTCGAATTACTTTATCAAATTTCCTAGGGAGTCAAATAAATAGCAATGTTAAATAAGGAAAGCCAGATGGTATATACATAGACCTATAAATAGCATTGGCTTGATAAGACAATGTTAAATGCAATTGATCTCAGTTGAAGTATTTGAACTTGGAGAGCATCAATTCAATCTTATGCAGAAGTCTAGTTGCTTCTTTTTCTCCAGATGCAAATGGATTGGTCCATTCCTGATAATGGTGAAGGCTGCCTGTGAAATCTGTGAAGAGCCCATCGACGCCTATCTTGTTTATCCAGTAGTCATACTCATTGTACGGATCTTCACTGAAGTTGAAGTGTAAGAATTTGTTCTCATTCCGGAAAGTGTATGGATGAACCTGGATTTGTTATTGAAACTCAGAGGACGAACGTGTAAGGAATGAAGATGAATTGCAAGATAGGAAAgagaacaacaacaacccagtgtattcccacaaatggggtatggggaaggtagaatgtacgcagccttacccttaCCCTAGAAGGGAGAAGAACGTTGTTTCCAATAGATCCTCaaataaagaaaagatgaaaagaagCACCGATAGTAATAGAAGATAGGAAAGAGAACAAGAAAGACTTATTTTGTGGAACCAACTCAACAATCCAAAGAAAGCACACAACATGCATTCCAATTCAAAACACTTTATATAAGATGTATACTTATTTTGTTTCCCTTCATTTAAAAGTAATCTAATCTTAGTTCACAATAAAATCAATAACTGTGGAAAAGAGATCTATGAAAGGAATAATAAAGCACCGATTAACTTCACATGTCAACAATATCCGAGAAAAAAAATGATTGATCACATACCTGTAGATTATGGGCATGTGCTCTTGCTACGAGATCAGAAGGTGTTTGCAGATAATTGCTAGAAACAGGAATTATGTTGTCCTTCCAAGGCCCAATCCCCACCACATATTCCTTGATGAAGTCGAGATAACTGTCTGAAGTAATCTCCCAATATGActgaaatgtaaaaaaaaaaaaagatcactAATTTTCTTAGTAATAGCAAAATGGTGTGACAAACAGATTTCTCCAGGGACAATGTTGCGCAGACTCTCCAAAATGCCGCCACACCAGTGTCGGATCCTCAAAAATTGCACTACTTTTGGAGAATCCGACACACACCCGGCAACATTTtcgaagagtccgagcaacatagtcTAGGGAATATTTTCAACATGCTACGTCCCCGAAAAGAGAATGCATGTTAGAATGTAGGTTCATTTCTTAATCAGGAGAGAGTAAACTTCTATTATTTATCAAGGCTGTAGAATGTACCTGTTaacctttaaactttaaaacaaGAATCTTTTAATATTAAATGCTTTCTACAAATCTTTACCACGTCTACATATAGACTGCAGATGATAGTAGGCATTTTTATCGAAGTCCCAAATGTAAACGGGTTTCCTTTTTGTATGTGCTTCTAAATTGTGGGTAaaagctccccccccccccccccccccgcttttttttgttcttttcttttcggCATTTAGCTTTTTCTCCATAAAGATAGTGAACATCTTTGTCACATACAGTGCTAGCTAGGTGCGGGGGAATGAAAACCTGATTGGTGTCTTGTGTTGGCATATTCACGTCATCAATGAGGAAGATCTTAGGCAGATCTGTTTGATTTGATATGTAAATTAGTGACGTTGGAGCAAAAGATTGAATGAATGCAGGCTGCTTTAACCATTGCTTTGACATATATGAACCTCTGTATCCATACTTCTTCAGCGTCTCAACAAACTTGTCCTCGAATCTCTTATCGCCTGGCCATTTAACCTGTTGGAACCTGCTGTTAGCGTATAAGATAACTGAAAGTAACACATAAGGATACCGGTTTTAAAATTGAGAATAACATATAAAGGTATCAACTGATTTTCCGGCAAAACATACTTTGCGATAAAAATAAGTTTCCCCTATTTTGTAGCAGAAAGGGAAAGAACTCGCCTGTTGGTTGATAAAGACTGGATTTTTTATCTCTGGATATATTCCAACTACTCTATGGGCATCCAATGCAATTGAGATGAACTCATCAAAAGTAATAATAGAAAATTCTCCTGCATGTTAAATTGACAATAAAGACGGTGAAAAATATTGGAGGCAATGGGATGCGTTTTTCTGAAAAACTATAGCAGGAATATGCATGTTATTATTGGGAAAGGTCAATCAAAGCAACATTTTGGCTCATGTTACATATTTCAAATAGCATACATTTTCCCTATCTTATTTTCTATGCACTAATCACATATCTTCAGTAAAGAAGTGCAAACCCATGGTCAGactatgaaaatatttttctacataACATTTGTTACCAGCACAACATTTAGAGAAAAGGTCACATCATATTTTACAGGAACCTTAGAAAACTAACCATTATATTGCTGATCTCTGAAAGGATATCTTTGCTTTACTCGCAGAAGCTTCAATTCTTCAAGGGTGAAATCAACTGCATATTGGTACAAGAAATTACTAACAGACGAAGTAATCATACATATCATATCAGTAAATAAATAGTATACAACCTGGAAGTACATACTTATTTACATTTTCTAATACACATggtttaaattaagaaaatgaagCTGACACGAAATGACAGCAGAAGGACCAAATGTATTATCGACTTGAAAAAAACAGAAGTTAGCACGAGTGATATTGTAACATCCGTACCGAGAAAAAATCCAGTAGTGTTGACCCCTTGAACCTCATAGGTCCTCTTCCGATTAGCAAACTCCTTGTGATTTGTTATATCAGTTGTATCGTCGAGGGTGACATCATGGAAGCATATAAGAGCACCGTCTTTAGATGCTAAAATATCTGTCTCGATGAAATCAGTACCCTCTTCAATAGCTCTCTGCATAATACTAAAGTTTCAGGAGCATATTTTGCAGTTTATCTAGAAAAACAGACTGCTTCTATTTAGCATCATTTATT
It includes:
- the LOC104090211 gene encoding glycerophosphodiester phosphodiesterase GDPD6-like encodes the protein MVSPSVVPYIFLLLFVGCSARPLYPLPGRRNDRNKQPLQTFRAYNIAHRGSNGEIPEETAAAYMRAIEEGTDFIETDILASKDGALICFHDVTLDDTTDITNHKEFANRKRTYEVQGVNTTGFFLVDFTLEELKLLRVKQRYPFRDQQYNGEFSIITFDEFISIALDAHRVVGIYPEIKNPVFINQQVKWPGDKRFEDKFVETLKKYGYRGSYMSKQWLKQPAFIQSFAPTSLIYISNQTDLPKIFLIDDVNMPTQDTNQSYWEITSDSYLDFIKEYVVGIGPWKDNIIPVSSNYLQTPSDLVARAHAHNLQVHPYTFRNENKFLHFNFSEDPYNEYDYWINKIGVDGLFTDFTGSLHHYQEWTNPFASGEKEATRLLHKIELMLSKFKYFN